In Euphorbia lathyris chromosome 9, ddEupLath1.1, whole genome shotgun sequence, the following are encoded in one genomic region:
- the LOC136207000 gene encoding protein ROOT PRIMORDIUM DEFECTIVE 1 yields the protein MRRQIFEAVLGHPCRASITVRSMTTSAQYVASRFRDPTFEKLMSKYKNLNKVFAIQDLILANHIDVPPSVSIDFLSRLSQKLHLNRGAASFLRKYPHIFHIFYNPKVSQPFCKLTDNVHHISNLEAEAIKATLPTVIDRLVRLLSMSASKSLPLRAIFKVWKELGLPDDFEDSVISQNPHLFTLCDAHEPNTHILKLVKEFPNNHFTAAVENWRMIECCNEDCSINKTEIQFSFKHQYPPGMKLKKNFRAKEKEWKKLPYVGPYDELGEKKRSRTGPAALEKRSVAIVHEFLSLTVEKMVEVEKISHFRKCFGIDLNIRDLFLDHPGIFYLSTKGKKHTVFLREAYERGRVIDSNPVYDARRKLLDLIILGRHDMLPSKLKCDGIGKGEESAARNENND from the coding sequence ATGAGAAGGCAGATCTTCGAAGCTGTTTTAGGACACCCATGTCGTGCGTCTATAACTGTACGATCCATGACAACATCAGCTCAGTATGTAGCATCTAGATTTAGAGATCCTACTTTTGAAAAATTGATGAGCAAGTACAAAAACCTCAATAAAGTTTTCGCCATTCAAGATCTAATCCTAGCAAACCATATTGACGTCCCTCCATCAGTTTCCATTGATTTCCTTTCTAGGCTTTCCCAAAAGCTCCATCTCAATCGCGGTGCAGCCTCTTTCCTCCGCAAATACCCTCACATATTTCACATCTTTTACAATCCCAAAGTTTCTCAACCCTTTTGCAAATTAACCGACAATGTTCATCACATTTCCAATCTAGAAGCCGAGGCTATTAAAGCTACATTGCCTACTGTTATTGACCGTTTAGTTCGGCTTTTATCAATGTCTGCTTCGAAATCATTGCCACTTCGTGCCATTTTCAAGGTTTGGAAAGAGCTGGGGCTTCCTGATGATTTTGAGGATTCAGTAATATCCCAAAACCCACATCTCTTCACACTTTGTGACGCTCACGAGCCGAATACTCATATTCTGAAGCTAGTGAAGGAATTTCCGAACAATCATTTCACAGCAGCAGTAGAAAATTGGAGGATGATAGAGTGCTGTAACGAGGATTGCAGTATTAATAAAACCGAAATTCAATTCAGTTTCAAACATCAGTATCCTCCGGGAATGAAATTGAAAAAGAATTTCAGAGCTAAGGAAAAGGAATGGAAGAAACTGCCTTATGTAGGGCCTTACGACGAGCTTGGAGAGAAGAAGCGGTCTAGAACAGGACCGGCTGCTTTGGAAAAACGGTCTGTTGCAATTGTACATGAATTTTTGAGCTTGACAGTGGAGAAAATGGTGGAAGTGGAGAAGATCAGCCATTTCAGAAAAtgttttggaattgatttgaACATTAGGGATTTATTTTTGGATCATCCAGGCATATTTTATCTGTCTACGAAAGGGAAGAAACACACTGTTTTTCTCAGAGAAGCATATGAGAGGGGTCGTGTGATTGATTCTAATCCGGTGTATGATGCCCGGAGAAAACTTCTTGATCTCATTATCCTGGGTCGCCATGATATGCTTCCAAGTAAACTGAAGTGCGACGGGATCGGAAAGGGTGAAGAATCTGCAGCGCGAAACGAGAACAATGACTGA